The following coding sequences lie in one Scatophagus argus isolate fScaArg1 chromosome 9, fScaArg1.pri, whole genome shotgun sequence genomic window:
- the isg20l2 gene encoding interferon-stimulated 20 kDa exonuclease-like 2 has protein sequence MSDSGIMINLNYSGKQGKAPGGNQKKNKKKRFQRKMQYLERKGYVEAKHKYNHRKGRSRQGQSPRQQNGASAGHPSRPTSTHCSPKPSASPHRLPPPTVTGNRGSTSCPSASSDHKASATQTPGNPSKYLTIDCEMVGSGLKGSISQLARCSVVNYEGDVVYDKFIKPPVPVTDYRSRWSGIRPRDLVNATPYAEARKEILKLLAGKVVIGHAIHNDFKVLGYSHPAALTRDTSRIPLLNTRAGFAEHECASLKRLSKAILNRDIQAGKRGHSSVEDARATMELYKVVEVEWEGQLASGSQARM, from the exons ATGTCGGACTCGGGCATAATGATCAACTTGAACTATTCTGGTAAGCAGGGCAAAGCCCCGGGAggaaaccaaaagaaaaataagaagaagcGTTTTCAGAGAAAGATGCAGTATTTAGAGCGTAAGGGCTACGTGGAAGCCAAACATAAATACAACCACAGAAAGGGACGCTCCAGACAGGGCCAATCACCACGACAACAAAACGGAGCATCTGCAGGCCATCCATCACGTCCCACTTCCACACACTGTAGCCCCAAGCCTTCAGCATCCCCACACCGTCTGCCTCCCCCCACTGTCACTGGGAACAGAGGCAGCACCAGCTGCCCCTCGGCGTCAAGCGACCACAAAGCCTCAGCCACACAAACGCCAGGAAACCCCTCAAAGTACCTCACCATTGACTGTGAGATGGTGGGCTCGGGACTGAAGGGGAGCATCAGCCAGCTCGCACGCTGCAGTGTCGTGAACTACGAGGGAGACGTGGTTTACGATAAATTCATCAAGCCCCCGGTGCCTGTGACCGACTACCGCTCCCGATGGAGCGGCATACGGCCCAGAGACCTCGTCAACGCCACGCCGTACGCTGAGGCCAGGAAGGAG ATCCTGAAGCTGCTGGCGGGGAAGGTGGTGATTGGCCACGCCATCCACAACGACTTTAAGGTGCTCGGTTACTCCCATCCCGCCGCCTTGACCAGAGACACATCTCGGATACCTCTGCTCAACACGAGGGCCGGCTTCGCCGAGCACGAGTGTGCCTCCCTCAAGAGACTCAGCAAGGCCATCCTCAACCGTGACATCCAG GCTGGGAAGAGGGGTCACTCGTCTGTGGAGGATGCCCGGGCCACAATGGAGCTTTAcaaggtggtggaggtggagtgGGAGGGGCAGCTGGCCTCGGGGTCGCAGGCCCGGATGTGA
- the mettl25b gene encoding protein RRNAD1, protein MFTSGLSAEQQRELAKRLTAFLSQYGRLSDSYIIEFFTEDLWHTLPTSWQSVLQDLSYPQTAHLLLDVTPGDRRYPSVWPLSLLAFRASAHALAFPRECRQDGGSAKPEEFLENQSQSSLLGHIFRKHVKPKKQHEIRKLGKLVKQLCDQTGCSRVVDVGSGQGHLTRFLSFGLGLTVTAVEADHTLVAMASRFDGQLVCTLEKEKQKKNCSSLVPVSQSSPRHVAGWVNPKASWEAFIKQLKTSHCVSEGPPTPSGPSKKRLRGSEHRGRSHAVHPSTDSQDFGSISQQQSNTDESLEESSAENSCPCDRPDDNSQPGYPDFVLTGLHACGDLSATLLRHFVHCPHVRGITSVACCYMKITTKENPTPPGLVVCPTPATPGQESPPSEFGYPMSSWVQGLPGHQLSYKAREGACHAVEDYVRRLREESELLKTHCYRAMLETFIRDTRPDLRRAGIQTIKKAHLLPFTEYARLGLARVGLPPELPLDPQRVEAMLKQQGRVVVYFSLTLLLAPVVETLVLLDRMIYLQENGVDSQLVPLFNPNFSPRNFVLVALKPGQ, encoded by the exons ATGTTCACATCAGGCCTGTCGGCggagcagcagagggagctgGCGAAAAGACTCACCGCCTTCCTGTCTCAGTACGGCCGCTTGTCCGACTCCTATATCATT GAGTTCTTCACTGAAGATCTGTGGCACACGTTACCCACCAGCTGGCAGTCTGTGCTGCAGGACCTGTCCTATCCACAGACTGCACACCTGTTATTGGATGTCACACCTGGGGACAGGAG ATATCCTTCGGTGTGGCCTCTGTCGCTGTTGGCCTTCCGTGCCTCAGCTCACGCCCTGGCCTTTCCCAGAGAGTGCAGGCAGGATGGAGGCTCGGCGAAGCCTGAGGAGTTCCTGGAAAACCAAAGTCAGAGTTCACTGCTGGGACACATATTCAGGAAACACGTCAAACCCAAGAAACAGCATGAGATCCGCAAGCTGGGCAAG CTGGTGAAACAACTGTGCGACCAGACCGGGTGCAGCAGGGTGGTGGATGTGGGCTCGGGACAG GGTCACCTGACTCGCTTCCTGTCCTTTGGGCTCGGTTTGACTGTAACCGCAGTCGAGGCTGACCACACCCTGGTTGCTATGGCGTCCAGATTTGATGGACAGTTAGTGTGTACCTTAgagaaggaaaagcagaaaaag AACTGCTCCTCTCTGGTCCCAGTATCACAGTCCTCTCCTCGCCATGTGGCCGGCTGGGTAAACCCCAAAGCATCATGGGAGGCCTTCATCAAGCAGCTGAAGACTTCACATTGTGTCAGCGAAGGCCCCCCGACTCCCTCCGGACCCAGCAAAAAGAGACTTCGAGGCTCAGAACATCGGGGACGTTCTCACGCGGTCCACCCTTCCACAGACTCGCAGGATTTTGGTTCGATTTCACAGCAACAGTCAAACACAGACGAGTCGCTGGAGGAGTCATCTGCTGAAAACTCCTGCCCCTGTGACCGTCCTGACGACAACAGCCAGCCAGGCTATCCAGACTTCGTCCTGACTGGCCTCCACGCCTGCGGCGACCTCAGTGCCACCCTCCTCCGCCACTTTGTCCACTGCCCGCATGTACGCGGCATCACCTCGGTGGCGTGTTGCTACATGAAAATCACAACCAAAGAAAATCCCACCCCTCCAGGACTGGTCGTATGTCCGACCCCAGCGACACCAGGCCAGGAATCGCCTCCCTCAGAGTTTGGTTACCCCATGAGCTCCTGGGTGCAGGGTTTGCCAGGACATCAGCTGTCCTATAAGGCACGGGAGGGGGCGTGTCATGCTGTTGAAGACTACGTACGGAGGCTTCGGGAGGAGAGCGAGCTGCTGAAGACACACTGTTACCGGGCGATGCTGGAGACCTTCATCAGGGATACGAGGCCAGACCTGCGCAGGGCAGGAATCCAGACCATAAAGAAAGCCCACCTACTACCATTTACAGA GTACGCCCGTCTGGGTCTGGCCCGGGTCGGCCTGCCGCCGGAGCTGCCTCTGGACCCGCAGCGGGTGGAGGCCATGTTGAAGCAGCAGGGCAGGGTGGTGGTGTACTTCAGCTTGACCCTGCTGCTGGCTCCTGTGGTGGAGACGCTGGTGCTGCTGGACAGGATGATCTACCTGCAGGAGAACG GTGTGGACAGTCAGCTAGTTCCTCTCTTTAACCCAAACTTTTCTCCGAGAAACTTTGTGCTGGTGGCGCTGAAGCCTGGACAATAA